TTAGCGAGGATATATGTGCGTCAATGGACACATGCATCCTTTTACCAGCTGCACGACGAGGCGATgtggagaaggaggaggaggcggcgTCTGGACACTTTGGTCACCTGGAATCATTCCCGTATGCGTACTCAAAATCGGTCGCCATCATATTCATAATTATCATCTACTATAACTATCTAAACTTGTATCGTCACCGCAAATCCTTACGCAGGAAACACTCTGGCACAAAGCCAGATCAAAATCAATATGCCACTGGAGTTTGCTGCTAGCCCAGCCCCAAAAGCCCCCCATCCCGCCCTCTTGCTTCTCATTTATCGCCGACATTGTTTTAAAACCATCCACATCATTTCAATCAATGGATTTTAAACACTTTTTATACTTTTGATAAGTCAGTCGGAGGCATTCGatttaaaatctattattACCTATAATAACTTCAGAGTTTAGTTTTAAACCCACTATAccatctaaaaaattaaaaacaaaaaaaataaaaaaaagactacATTCGCAATGAATTCAAAATTTCTCCAAAATGAAAAAGACAAATGCTTAAGaagtattacaaaaatattcataaagaACATAATCATGCGGTTTTGAAAACATTCTAAATGTTCGAACGAGCCTCATTGGCATTTGCATACTTTAATCAAATGTTTCTCATTATCGATAAACCACAtactacataaatacatacatacctacATACATAATAACGTAAAGAAATATATGCATGCGAACCATAACTAAAGCATTCATTATCGTTACTCACTCACtctgaaattataaaattgtaacCCATAACAGAAAACCATTCATGGATACAGAAAACGTTgcttaataaacataaatgatCTTTTACTGTATTAATtgagaataataaaataaagaatgcTTAACCGTAAATTACCATaaacattgtttatttttcatttatctgCTTAAAATCAACTTGTACGTCATCGCGTATACGTTATAtaacatatttgaaattaacaaCTACGCGCAACGGCTTTTCTGCAGCTGAAACTATTGTGAATGGGCGGCAAATAGGTAATTCACAATAGggggaaatggaaatggtcGACCCAAGTCTGCCAACCCGTTTTTTTACGACATGACTATTAAAACTAGTTGGCAACACTACTAATATATGTGTCGTCTCGTCCAGCTGACTCACAGGCGGAATTTATAAACAACGAAGCAACTCAGCCGGCTGTGTGGAATCTGGCGATAAATCATTAAACGATAGAAgtacttgaattttttttgtgaaacattattattttagatcTTTAGACATACAACTAACACAATTAAAGCTCTCAAATGGCAGATCCACGCATCAGACAGTTGGTTATTAAAACGGGTGTTGTCAAGAGGTTGGCCAAAGAAAAGACCGTTTATGAGAAGGAAGTGAATACAGAATTGGCTCGCCTGGATAAGTTCAAGGGCAATGGAGCTGATGACCATGTGCTGCGGAAACAGGAAGAGGTGATACAGGAGTGCCAAATGATGATACCGGACTCAAAGCGCAGGTGAGTCATCAAGCggctttaaattttgacaaaaattacaCTGTTTGCTTTTGAACAGGTTGCAAAAAGAGTATGATGTTTTGGCAAAATATCTTCAGGATGAACAGGATCTAAAGGAAACTGAGGCCTACACTAAAGCGGCCGAGGTTCTAAGTGATGCGAAATCCGTTCTCCAAGTTTAATTACTCAttcttaatatatgtatatttactttaacCATATGtcaataaaagtatttttagcGTTAACCAACACTAACCAGTAAAATGCCGCATAATCTGAAATTAAGCGAAATAAagacaaatttaacaaatattattgaaaacttACAACATTTGGAGAGTTTAAGCAATGCACTATTAAATAGCAGTGATGTGGAGCAATCCcttcaattacaacaacacaCGACAACGTTGCTATCGCAGCTGGAGGATCTGTCgtgtaaacaaattaaaagcgtTCAAGTGCAGCGCAAACGAAGACGCCAAAGAGTGAAACAAAAGCGCAAGTTGCAAAAGAGAGTGAATAAAGCAGATGCAAACTATTTCAAGGACACAAAGGTCATTTGCGAGCCAGCGCTGCAGCAGACTGAGAAACATGCTGAACACATTACACTCAAGAAACTGCATGATGCCACTAAAATACTCCAGACATTCGATTTGTTGGAGCGTTTGTACCAGGCGAGGGGTGGCAACAATGATGACTTGGGCCAGAAACTTGCCCAAATGCGCACAGTTTGGAGGCGCGTCAAGCAGGAGAGTGAGAATGAGACAGGTGCGCAAGTCGCTGGTAATTTGGAAAAGCAGTGGGATCAGGTAATATTTGGAAGTTCATCCGCTCCGCTAAAGGAACAACGACGTGGacagaaaaagcaaaacataCAAGAATTTTTGCAAAGACGGTAAAATATTACTATTCCATTATTACTCCACTGCCAGGATACGATAATGAAGATAGGACAACTGTCACTCCATTTTTATACTCTTTGCAGACTCGTCTGGGACTCCTACATATGTGACAATGAGAAGAGTGCGTCGTGCATACCCGTTGGCTGGGTGCTACCACCTGTAGTGCCGCTGCCAGAGTGGGCAGAGtttcaaaatgaataaaatatatacaaagatacatacaatacataatgtggaatttttattcttttgaaGAATCGGTGTTAGTCTTAAACGAGTAGCAGACacattgaaatgcaaattctaCACATGCTCGCATCATTTATTCGTAGATCCAATCCTTGGCAGCTGGGGCCCAGGTGACGAGCTCCTTCTCGTTGAACCACAGAGCAATCTCTTTCTCGGCGGATTCAACGGCATCGGAACCGTGGATGATGTTGCGGCCAACCTGGATGCAGAAGTCACCACGGATGGTGCCGGGCAAGGAGTCGGCGGGGTTGGTGGCGCCCAACATTTGACGGCCGGTCTTAACCACATTGAGACCCTCCCACACCATGGGAACCACTGGACCGGAGTTCATGTAGTTGACCAAACCGGCGAAGAAGGGACGGCTAGACAGATCAGCATAGTGCTTCTCCAACAAGTCCTTGGAAGCctgtacaaaacaaaaacaaaatagttgtAAATATGCATGTAAAATAAGATTTCGCTGAactctaaaaatgtttaaccTCAACCGGTCATTTTTGAGGTTAAGTACGAAAACTGAACACGCGAATTTATTGatcttttaattcaattagatGCCGATTTACTTACCCAAGTGAACTTCATGGCTACCAATTTGAAGCCCTTCTGCTCGAAACGCTCAATAATCTTGCCGACGAGTCCTCTTTGGACTCCATCAGGCTTAACCATGATAAAAGTGCGTTCCTTGTTGGCGGCCATTGCGAATGAGAATAGGGAATAAAATGCTAGCAGCGAAGCAATCATCACTTTTGTTCGCATTGTTGCCACCTAatgcaaaggctgccaccctgcagaATTTACCGATATGGCAACTTTTTctagttaaatcaaaataaaaattcagttgcaacttcgaaaatttgactaaatttaaattcttcttatttttgaagctagaatttttttaatttttgcagagttattgttgg
The genomic region above belongs to Drosophila innubila isolate TH190305 chromosome 3R unlocalized genomic scaffold, UK_Dinn_1.0 2_E_3R, whole genome shotgun sequence and contains:
- the LOC117789957 gene encoding uncharacterized protein LOC117789957 isoform X2, coding for MPHNLKLSEIKTNLTNIIENLQHLESLSNALLNSSDVEQSLQLQQHTTTLLSQLEDLSCKQIKSVQVQRKRRRQRVKQKRKLQKRVNKADANYFKDTKVICEPALQQTEKHAEHITLKKLHDATKILQTFDLLERLYQARGGNNDDLGQKLAQMRTVWRRVKQESENETGAQVAGNLEKQWDQVIFGSSSAPLKEQRRGQKKQNIQEFLQRRTTVTPFLYSLQTRLGLLHM
- the LOC117789957 gene encoding uncharacterized protein LOC117789957 isoform X1, whose translation is MPHNLKLSEIKTNLTNIIENLQHLESLSNALLNSSDVEQSLQLQQHTTTLLSQLEDLSCKQIKSVQVQRKRRRQRVKQKRKLQKRVNKADANYFKDTKVICEPALQQTEKHAEHITLKKLHDATKILQTFDLLERLYQARGGNNDDLGQKLAQMRTVWRRVKQESENETGAQVAGNLEKQWDQVIFGSSSAPLKEQRRGQKKQNIQEFLQRRLVWDSYICDNEKSASCIPVGWVLPPVVPLPEWAEFQNE
- the LOC117789958 gene encoding nucleoside diphosphate kinase; translation: MRTKVMIASLLAFYSLFSFAMAANKERTFIMVKPDGVQRGLVGKIIERFEQKGFKLVAMKFTWASKDLLEKHYADLSSRPFFAGLVNYMNSGPVVPMVWEGLNVVKTGRQMLGATNPADSLPGTIRGDFCIQVGRNIIHGSDAVESAEKEIALWFNEKELVTWAPAAKDWIYE
- the LOC117789959 gene encoding tubulin-specific chaperone A, whose translation is MADPRIRQLVIKTGVVKRLAKEKTVYEKEVNTELARLDKFKGNGADDHVLRKQEEVIQECQMMIPDSKRRLQKEYDVLAKYLQDEQDLKETEAYTKAAEVLSDAKSVLQV